A part of Rhodohalobacter barkolensis genomic DNA contains:
- a CDS encoding helix-turn-helix domain-containing protein produces the protein MKLYIKHMVSLRCKMVVKSELEKLGLTCVSVELGMVEIMEEVSNEQLEIFNQNLKKLGLELLDDKKNILVEKIKTLIIEMIHYSDEVPNVNDSDYISQKLNYDYTYLSNTFSEVKGITIQQYIILHKIEKVKELLIYDELTLTEIAHRLHYSSVAHLSNQFKKVTGLTPTYFKEVKENRNNNLEDL, from the coding sequence ATGAAACTATATATTAAACATATGGTTAGTTTGCGCTGCAAGATGGTGGTCAAGAGCGAGCTTGAAAAACTTGGACTGACTTGTGTTTCTGTTGAACTAGGCATGGTTGAAATAATGGAAGAGGTCTCAAATGAACAGTTGGAGATTTTCAATCAAAACCTGAAGAAATTAGGTCTTGAACTTCTGGACGATAAAAAGAATATCCTGGTTGAGAAGATCAAAACCTTAATTATTGAAATGATACATTACTCCGATGAAGTACCAAATGTGAATGATTCGGACTATATCAGCCAGAAATTGAATTACGATTATACCTATCTCTCCAATACATTTTCGGAAGTGAAGGGAATTACCATTCAGCAATACATTATTCTGCACAAGATCGAAAAGGTGAAAGAGCTTCTAATCTATGATGAGCTCACTCTTACCGAAATTGCTCACAGATTACATTACAGCAGTGTCGCTCATCTATCGAACCAGTTCAAAAAAGTTACGGGGTTAACCCCTACCTACTTTAAAGAAGTAAAAGAAAACCGTAACAATAATCTGGAAGATCTGTAG
- a CDS encoding type II toxin-antitoxin system HipA family toxin: MDSKKTDIIVYAHWQGMSNPVKMGILSAQEARGHLAWSFAYDEEWLNTRSQLLVDPDLEWFTGPQYSKDDKPNFGMFLDSMPDTWGRTLMKKREALLKPEGEQARRLTDIDYLLGVYDPARMGGLRFKLQEDGPFLDNNEEKSIPPITDIRELQVGADLVESDEDSEVVRKWLKILLAPGSSLGGARPKSSVLDENGELWIAKFPSRQDTTDMGAWEYVAWSLARSAGITVPEAKVEQITGKYHTFFSKRFDRTGDERVHFASAMTMTGHFESGIRDQTPSYLELAEFIQFNGASPDDDLHELWRRIVFNIAISNTDDHLRNHGFIITDEGWRLSPAYDMNPSIDKAGLALNIDLELNTLDYDIAKSVGVYFNLNKKEMDTIIEEVQERVSKWEEIATNIGIPLVQRRLMEAAFNVI; encoded by the coding sequence ATGGATTCGAAAAAAACAGATATTATCGTATATGCGCATTGGCAAGGTATGTCAAACCCTGTGAAAATGGGCATACTTTCTGCGCAGGAAGCACGAGGTCATTTAGCTTGGAGTTTTGCTTATGATGAAGAGTGGCTGAATACACGGTCTCAGTTGCTGGTAGACCCCGATCTAGAGTGGTTTACCGGTCCTCAATATTCTAAAGATGACAAACCCAACTTTGGAATGTTTCTTGATTCCATGCCTGATACCTGGGGCCGAACACTCATGAAAAAGCGAGAGGCCCTGCTGAAACCGGAGGGCGAACAAGCCCGCAGATTAACAGACATTGATTACTTGTTGGGAGTGTATGATCCGGCTCGGATGGGTGGTCTACGTTTTAAATTGCAGGAGGACGGTCCATTTCTTGATAATAATGAAGAGAAGTCAATTCCTCCCATTACAGATATTCGAGAGTTGCAGGTAGGTGCTGATCTTGTAGAATCGGATGAAGATTCAGAAGTCGTCCGCAAATGGTTGAAAATATTACTCGCTCCGGGATCTTCTTTAGGTGGAGCCCGCCCCAAATCATCCGTATTAGATGAAAACGGAGAACTGTGGATTGCTAAATTTCCTTCACGTCAGGATACGACTGACATGGGTGCATGGGAATACGTTGCTTGGAGTCTGGCAAGATCCGCAGGTATAACGGTTCCTGAAGCCAAGGTTGAACAAATTACCGGGAAGTATCACACTTTTTTCTCAAAACGATTCGACCGGACTGGTGACGAACGAGTTCATTTTGCTTCCGCAATGACGATGACAGGTCATTTTGAAAGTGGGATCAGAGATCAAACCCCAAGTTATTTGGAGCTGGCTGAGTTTATTCAATTCAATGGGGCTTCTCCCGATGATGATCTTCACGAATTGTGGCGTAGAATTGTCTTTAACATTGCCATTTCAAACACAGATGACCATTTGAGAAATCACGGTTTCATTATTACAGATGAAGGGTGGCGATTATCTCCTGCTTATGATATGAATCCGTCAATAGACAAAGCCGGACTTGCTTTAAACATAGATTTAGAATTGAATACCTTGGACTATGATATTGCTAAATCTGTAGGGGTATACTTTAACCTCAATAAAAAAGAAATGGATACTATTATTGAGGAAGTACAAGAGAGAGTATCGAAATGGGAAGAGATAGCTACCAATATTGGAATTCCATTGGTTCAACGCCGTTTAATGGAGGCTGCGTTTAATGTAATTTAG
- a CDS encoding DNA methyltransferase, whose protein sequence is MSELLTIKEASKWASKFLEKDVTTSNISYLIQYGRVPKVGDNGNTLVSKEDLKKYYKENGDLKEKEWKKKLGDDLNWALSFSEYKESETTKHVHRLHPYKGKFIPQLVEYFIDDHTDKFKKDVFFKPGDVILDPFCGSGTTLVQANELGMHAVGIDVSLFNALISNSKVSKYDLIDIKKTADRITQDLKEFLSDRNNIEFESKLLDELKSFNDQHFPSPEFKRKARNGEIDEKKYGKEKEKQFLPIYHKLIEEYDIQLLQKDNQGFLDKWYLQVVRDEIEFVFQKLKEVENPRTKEILSIVLSRTIRSCRATTHSDLGTLKKPQLTTYYCKKHGKICKPLFSILSWWKRYSKDTVKRLSQFDDLRTDTLQKCLTGDSRTINIVTSLSEKSPDLAKIVKEKKIDGIFSSPPYVGLIDYHEQHAYAYDLFGFERKDELEIGPLYKGKGQEARDSYVEGIAAVLNNCKKYLKEDYDIFLVANDKNNLYPEIAEKAGMKIVNQYKRPVLNRVEKNRSAYAEIIFHLKSLN, encoded by the coding sequence ATGTCAGAACTACTAACTATCAAAGAAGCTAGTAAATGGGCTTCAAAATTTTTGGAGAAGGACGTTACTACTTCCAATATTTCATACTTAATCCAGTATGGTCGCGTCCCTAAAGTTGGAGACAACGGGAATACATTAGTTTCTAAAGAAGATTTAAAAAAGTATTACAAGGAAAATGGCGATTTAAAAGAGAAAGAATGGAAGAAAAAATTAGGCGATGACTTAAACTGGGCTTTATCGTTTTCAGAATACAAAGAATCAGAAACGACAAAACATGTTCATCGTTTACATCCCTATAAAGGGAAATTTATACCACAGCTTGTGGAGTATTTTATAGATGACCATACAGATAAGTTTAAAAAGGATGTTTTTTTTAAACCAGGTGATGTAATATTAGATCCTTTTTGTGGCTCAGGCACAACTTTGGTTCAAGCAAATGAATTAGGAATGCATGCTGTAGGAATTGATGTTTCCTTATTTAATGCTCTTATAAGTAATTCAAAAGTTAGCAAATATGATCTAATTGATATTAAAAAAACAGCTGACAGGATTACTCAAGATTTAAAAGAGTTTTTATCAGATAGAAATAATATTGAGTTTGAAAGCAAGCTTTTAGATGAACTCAAGAGTTTTAACGATCAACACTTTCCTTCTCCTGAATTCAAGAGAAAAGCCAGAAATGGAGAAATTGATGAAAAGAAATATGGAAAGGAAAAAGAGAAGCAATTTTTACCAATTTATCATAAGCTCATTGAAGAGTATGATATTCAATTGTTACAAAAGGATAACCAGGGGTTTCTTGATAAATGGTACCTCCAAGTTGTAAGAGATGAGATTGAGTTTGTATTTCAAAAATTAAAAGAGGTTGAAAATCCAAGAACCAAAGAGATACTCAGTATAGTATTAAGCCGTACAATTCGATCCTGTAGAGCTACTACTCATTCAGATTTGGGTACCTTGAAGAAGCCTCAGCTTACTACGTACTATTGCAAGAAGCACGGTAAAATCTGTAAACCACTTTTTTCAATTTTAAGTTGGTGGAAAAGATATTCTAAAGATACAGTAAAGCGTCTATCGCAATTTGATGATTTGAGGACTGATACATTACAAAAATGTTTAACAGGTGACAGTAGAACGATAAATATTGTTACTTCCCTGAGTGAGAAAAGTCCAGATTTAGCAAAAATCGTAAAAGAAAAAAAAATTGATGGTATATTTTCAAGCCCACCTTACGTCGGTTTGATAGATTATCATGAACAACACGCATATGCATACGATCTTTTTGGATTTGAAAGAAAGGATGAATTAGAAATTGGTCCTCTCTACAAAGGTAAAGGACAAGAGGCAAGAGATTCGTATGTGGAGGGTATTGCTGCTGTTTTAAATAATTGTAAGAAATATCTTAAAGAGGACTACGATATATTCTTAGTGGCAAATGATAAGAACAATCTCTATCCTGAAATTGCTGAAAAGGCCGGCATGAAAATTGTTAATCAATATAAAAGACCTGTATTGAATCGAGTTGAAAAAAACCGATCAGCTTATGCTGAAATAATTTTTCATCTAAAAAGTCTCAATTAA
- a CDS encoding alpha/beta fold hydrolase, with protein sequence MNSIILLHGALGTSDQLKPIAERLDLEQSIHLMNFEGHGSESTPDRPFRMEHFVENVIDFMDQHAIEKADFFGYSMGGYVAMMLAKDHPGKVGKVATLGTVLKWSSEVAEREVKFLNPDKIREKVPAFAAELENRHPAGWENVAAKTKDLLLDLGKNPRISDSEWSSISHKVRIHTGDRDATAGIGQSLDVCKKLPNGELMVLPDTPHPIERANLNLLISSLNDFLTR encoded by the coding sequence ATGAACTCAATCATTTTACTGCACGGAGCCCTTGGAACATCCGATCAACTGAAACCCATTGCTGAACGTCTTGACCTTGAACAATCGATTCATCTGATGAACTTTGAAGGTCACGGCAGCGAATCCACACCGGATCGCCCTTTCCGCATGGAGCATTTTGTGGAGAATGTGATCGATTTTATGGATCAACATGCAATAGAAAAAGCAGATTTTTTCGGGTACAGCATGGGTGGGTATGTGGCCATGATGCTGGCAAAAGATCATCCCGGGAAAGTTGGAAAGGTTGCAACATTGGGTACGGTTTTGAAGTGGAGTTCTGAAGTGGCAGAGCGGGAAGTGAAATTTCTGAATCCGGATAAAATCAGGGAGAAGGTCCCTGCATTTGCGGCAGAGCTGGAAAATCGTCACCCGGCCGGATGGGAGAATGTTGCAGCGAAGACAAAAGATCTGTTGCTCGATCTGGGGAAGAACCCACGCATTTCTGATTCGGAGTGGAGCTCAATCAGTCATAAGGTTCGTATACACACCGGCGACCGGGATGCCACCGCAGGCATTGGGCAGAGTCTGGATGTTTGCAAAAAGCTGCCAAACGGAGAACTTATGGTGCTGCCGGATACACCTCATCCTATTGAGAGGGCTAATCTAAACCTGCTGATTAGTTCATTGAATGATTTTCTAACCCGATAG
- a CDS encoding helix-turn-helix domain-containing protein codes for MKSKKQKIFPQHRRILEQLGENIKLARKRRKLTTTQVAERANINRTTLYHIEKGKSSVSIGAYFNVLRVLNLHEDFLKLAADDEFGRKLQDMDL; via the coding sequence ATGAAGTCGAAAAAGCAAAAAATATTCCCACAGCACCGCAGGATCTTAGAACAGCTTGGTGAAAATATTAAGCTTGCCCGCAAACGCCGGAAGCTTACGACTACTCAGGTTGCAGAACGAGCTAATATCAACCGTACCACCTTGTATCATATTGAGAAGGGGAAATCATCTGTATCAATTGGGGCGTACTTTAATGTTTTGCGAGTACTCAATTTACATGAAGATTTTCTGAAGCTGGCTGCTGACGATGAGTTTGGCCGGAAACTGCAAGACATGGATCTGTAA
- a CDS encoding helix-turn-helix domain-containing protein has translation MKFKSTFGAVIREMRKQRNLPIRKVAAVLDIDPSTLSKIERNERSANKVMVLKLAELFEIDSDELLVSFLSDKIANELFEEENTEEVLKVAEEKIEYLKSKNIKQGNLNF, from the coding sequence ATGAAATTTAAATCAACATTCGGCGCCGTCATTAGGGAGATGAGAAAACAGAGAAACTTACCTATAAGGAAAGTAGCGGCTGTTCTAGATATTGATCCATCAACGTTGAGCAAGATTGAGAGAAATGAACGATCAGCAAATAAAGTTATGGTACTTAAGCTCGCTGAATTGTTTGAAATTGACTCAGACGAATTATTAGTGTCATTTTTAAGTGACAAAATTGCAAACGAATTATTCGAAGAAGAAAATACAGAAGAAGTTTTAAAAGTAGCTGAAGAAAAAATTGAGTATTTAAAAAGTAAAAATATTAAGCAAGGTAATCTAAATTTTTAA
- a CDS encoding tyrosine-type recombinase/integrase — protein sequence MAYLKKRGKIYYAKWHKSENGKSFSVQKSLKTRHKDVAEKMIRELNKLESLGKIDPLARSFDPIRELKKLEKPHHVSCKTVREAADRFLATKEHKSKATKEAYQWAIDHFIDHNNLVKADPLDITARHFEEIIFKPGIKTNTRHYYFRHFRAWWNWMLRKKFVDENLFEQIRPDMPEKRENTRPKMISVEELQKLFKAYDKHYEKVSKRDDFCFMKAQHWFKPLMMVYFYAGLRRNEAAYDPNLEYSGLKGENLIYENGELSYIYLPPTKGRKERQIPIIQELKESLEEYLKLRGKVKRKEYVFVYLGGAHAGRPVTGERAYKLFKDFLDDADLPSSRTIHGMRHQAVTTWIEKGFHTAEAGYMAGHSSQRVTEKYTHLTAKRLKEKMDSL from the coding sequence ATGGCTTACTTAAAAAAACGCGGAAAAATCTACTATGCTAAATGGCATAAATCAGAAAATGGCAAAAGTTTTTCAGTGCAAAAATCTCTGAAAACACGTCACAAAGATGTTGCAGAAAAAATGATTCGAGAACTTAATAAACTTGAATCATTAGGAAAGATCGATCCATTAGCGCGAAGTTTTGATCCAATCAGAGAACTTAAGAAGCTTGAGAAGCCACACCATGTAAGTTGCAAAACCGTTCGGGAAGCTGCCGACCGGTTTCTTGCAACCAAGGAACACAAATCGAAGGCTACGAAGGAAGCGTATCAATGGGCTATCGATCATTTTATTGATCACAACAATCTTGTTAAAGCAGATCCTCTCGATATCACAGCAAGACATTTTGAGGAGATCATTTTTAAGCCGGGAATTAAGACAAATACCCGGCACTACTATTTCAGACACTTCCGAGCGTGGTGGAACTGGATGCTGAGGAAGAAATTTGTTGACGAGAATCTGTTTGAGCAAATCCGGCCCGATATGCCCGAGAAGCGGGAGAATACCCGGCCTAAGATGATTTCAGTAGAAGAGCTGCAGAAACTCTTTAAAGCGTATGACAAACACTATGAAAAGGTTTCGAAACGTGATGATTTCTGCTTTATGAAAGCGCAGCACTGGTTCAAACCGTTGATGATGGTCTATTTTTATGCCGGACTCCGCCGGAATGAAGCGGCTTATGATCCCAACCTGGAATACTCCGGACTGAAAGGGGAGAATCTGATTTATGAGAATGGAGAGTTGAGCTATATTTATCTACCGCCAACCAAGGGCAGGAAGGAGCGACAGATCCCAATCATCCAGGAGTTGAAAGAGAGCCTGGAAGAGTATTTGAAACTCCGGGGAAAAGTAAAGCGCAAAGAGTACGTATTTGTCTATCTCGGCGGGGCACATGCCGGACGGCCGGTAACCGGTGAACGTGCTTATAAACTCTTTAAGGACTTTTTGGATGACGCTGATTTACCAAGCTCCAGAACCATTCACGGAATGAGGCACCAGGCTGTTACCACATGGATAGAGAAGGGATTTCACACAGCAGAGGCCGGTTATATGGCCGGGCACTCTTCACAGCGTGTAACGGAAAAATACACGCATTTAACGGCGAAGAGGTTGAAGGAAAAGATGGATTCTCTATAA
- a CDS encoding M20/M25/M40 family metallo-hydrolase — protein MDYMKKRSHLISLTIIMGLLILIAVIVVIRTAMFPTGIAGEDVKPDIAERLQSINERLTARRIGEAVSFPTVIYDTGPADSSAFLRLHTWLEETYTTAHQVMEREVVNELSLLYRWPGQTECPAIGFVSHLDVVPVEEETEGEWTYPPFEGVVADGFVWGRGAIDTKDNLIAAMEAVERMATRGFNPACDVYLLFGHDEETGGENGAAAMARLLKSRGVHFAWLLDEGGGLGPDWSGRVDPPQASVGVSHQGHATLKLMAKAEGGHSASGVEKTAITQLTTALAAVAESPMPGGIEGVAREGLIRKAAGGKLHHRIMAANLWLFEPVAEHILESSPGTRGQIRTTIAPTVIEGGFKVNVLPQQATALISARLHFRDAPEDVLDHIRKITEPYEVNVELIDPTFPASSPTSSDSPAFLELENVLREVHGPLRVVPVFMSGATDSRFYADIAGSLFNHEGILWGINASRGHHNTDERLTTKYLPHAVLMHEMLIERHGNLDDKYR, from the coding sequence ATGGACTATATGAAAAAGAGAAGCCATCTAATTTCGCTTACCATTATAATGGGTTTGCTTATCCTCATAGCAGTTATCGTTGTGATTCGCACTGCTATGTTTCCTACAGGAATTGCAGGTGAAGACGTTAAGCCTGACATTGCCGAACGCCTGCAATCAATCAACGAGCGGCTTACTGCCCGTAGGATTGGTGAGGCAGTGAGTTTTCCAACAGTGATATATGATACCGGTCCCGCAGATTCTTCCGCTTTTCTTCGGCTGCATACCTGGTTGGAAGAAACCTATACGACCGCGCATCAGGTTATGGAACGGGAGGTTGTCAATGAACTGTCCCTTCTCTATCGATGGCCCGGACAAACGGAATGTCCTGCAATTGGATTTGTAAGCCATCTTGATGTGGTGCCGGTTGAAGAAGAGACTGAGGGAGAATGGACTTATCCTCCTTTCGAAGGTGTAGTAGCGGATGGTTTTGTTTGGGGGCGAGGTGCAATTGATACCAAGGACAACTTGATCGCGGCGATGGAAGCGGTGGAGCGGATGGCCACACGCGGTTTCAACCCGGCTTGTGATGTCTACCTTCTTTTTGGCCACGATGAGGAGACCGGTGGGGAAAACGGAGCCGCCGCAATGGCTCGGCTTTTGAAAAGTCGCGGTGTTCACTTCGCTTGGCTTCTTGATGAGGGTGGCGGATTGGGACCAGATTGGTCGGGCCGAGTAGATCCGCCCCAGGCCAGCGTTGGTGTCAGCCATCAGGGCCATGCAACACTGAAATTGATGGCGAAGGCTGAAGGTGGACACAGCGCTTCAGGTGTGGAGAAAACAGCCATTACGCAACTGACTACAGCATTGGCAGCCGTTGCAGAGTCACCTATGCCCGGTGGTATTGAAGGAGTTGCGAGAGAGGGTTTGATTCGTAAAGCAGCCGGTGGAAAGCTGCACCACCGGATTATGGCAGCAAATCTCTGGCTGTTTGAGCCTGTTGCCGAGCACATTTTGGAATCCAGTCCGGGCACCCGCGGACAAATACGCACTACTATAGCGCCTACAGTTATTGAGGGAGGTTTCAAGGTAAATGTGTTGCCACAACAAGCTACGGCCTTAATCAGTGCACGCTTGCACTTCCGGGACGCTCCTGAAGACGTTTTAGATCATATCCGGAAAATTACTGAACCTTATGAAGTGAATGTTGAGTTAATAGATCCTACTTTCCCGGCAAGTTCACCAACCTCCAGTGACAGCCCTGCTTTTCTTGAACTGGAAAATGTACTCCGTGAGGTTCACGGGCCTTTGCGTGTTGTTCCTGTTTTTATGTCCGGAGCCACCGACTCCCGCTTCTACGCTGATATTGCGGGATCTCTATTCAACCATGAGGGGATATTGTGGGGTATAAATGCAAGCAGAGGACATCACAACACTGACGAGCGTCTCACAACAAAATACCTGCCTCACGCCGTACTGATGCATGAGATGCTGATTGAAAGGCATGGGAACCTGGATGATAAGTATAGGTAA
- a CDS encoding MgtC/SapB family protein, translated as MQELHDISLSLLVALSIGLLIGIERGWSERKEEEGDRMAGIRTFSVVGLLGGVWGLLALEIHEWVMAAAFLAVTAMIIAAHIMDVKRDEDVGATTAFTLMLVFALSAWSVFGYELPALGATVVVTALLGYKPTLHRWLRNINRKEIYAWTKLLVISVVLLPLLPNEGYGPWEAFNPYWVWWMIVLISGLSFVGYVAIKIAGKNLGTLLTSFAGGLASSTAVTISLAQFAKKSKTTFIFMAGVLLASSIMFIRVLIEVSVVNYQLLDQLWLPISLMFAGLIFAGLWLWRFKIHTEESSPIKLKNPFQLKTAIQFGLLLGAILVLSEGMQEWFGDQGVYALSVISGLMDVDAITLSLSKMSAEDLKEEVAVMGIILASITNTLVKGFIFSFYVGIKKSITLILLLITAVTPGFLLAMYMLWF; from the coding sequence ATGCAGGAACTTCACGATATATCACTTTCACTTTTGGTTGCTCTATCCATTGGCCTTCTGATTGGTATCGAGCGGGGCTGGAGTGAGCGCAAAGAGGAAGAAGGGGATCGAATGGCCGGTATCCGCACTTTCTCAGTTGTGGGGCTCTTAGGTGGTGTCTGGGGATTACTGGCTCTTGAAATTCACGAATGGGTAATGGCCGCAGCTTTTCTGGCTGTAACGGCAATGATTATTGCAGCTCACATCATGGATGTGAAAAGAGATGAGGATGTCGGAGCCACTACGGCATTTACCCTCATGCTTGTTTTTGCACTGTCTGCCTGGTCCGTGTTTGGGTATGAGCTACCCGCACTGGGCGCTACGGTTGTCGTTACGGCACTATTAGGATATAAACCCACACTCCACCGGTGGCTGCGAAATATCAACCGCAAGGAAATCTACGCATGGACCAAGCTGTTGGTGATCTCCGTTGTGCTTCTACCGTTGCTGCCAAATGAAGGATATGGACCCTGGGAAGCTTTTAATCCCTATTGGGTCTGGTGGATGATCGTCCTCATCAGCGGACTCTCATTTGTGGGTTATGTAGCCATCAAAATAGCCGGTAAAAATCTTGGGACTTTGCTCACATCCTTTGCGGGCGGACTCGCATCTTCTACGGCTGTCACCATCAGTCTGGCACAATTTGCCAAGAAGAGTAAAACAACGTTTATCTTTATGGCCGGAGTGCTGCTGGCTTCTTCCATTATGTTTATTCGAGTCCTGATTGAGGTCAGCGTGGTTAACTATCAGCTGCTCGATCAACTTTGGCTTCCCATCAGTTTGATGTTTGCCGGACTGATTTTTGCCGGCCTATGGCTTTGGCGGTTTAAAATTCACACGGAAGAATCCTCACCCATCAAGCTCAAAAATCCCTTTCAGCTAAAAACTGCCATACAGTTCGGACTGTTACTGGGAGCTATTCTTGTTCTCTCTGAGGGAATGCAGGAGTGGTTTGGGGATCAGGGTGTCTACGCTCTCTCTGTCATATCCGGACTGATGGATGTAGATGCAATCACTCTATCACTGTCAAAGATGTCGGCTGAAGATTTAAAGGAAGAAGTCGCCGTGATGGGAATTATCCTGGCTTCCATCACAAACACGCTGGTCAAAGGTTTTATCTTCTCATTTTATGTCGGCATCAAAAAAAGTATCACACTTATTTTGCTGCTGATCACTGCCGTTACACCCGGTTTCCTGCTTGCTATGTATATGCTTTGGTTTTGA
- a CDS encoding TdeIII family type II restriction endonuclease, whose amino-acid sequence MDNVKKEKIAIEVIRTLAGRFDSFPENSDSNRNAPFHKAFLNAFKDNFKELEKGTPYFISLSSWLHGLNTTLGQSFFEKVAHILSDGEKRSFTGDDRLPISKYQTETISDIITDLKNKEKTPSLVDENDLIFQKYQNSDGKPVDFTADVFYQIDNKVVCIELKSVKPNAGEIRGEKRKILEGKASLCKLYKDKDIKFYFGFPFDPTGESDYDYDVQRFLNHVIDGNKYLDREEVLLGPALWDYLSGEENTMQELISIINDIAKPDFKKKLRKLNEDVLYLNFENDEYDRLLKQWHLYREAQFRNEKNVKKVQSSTNTKIRKKFNQQRFKTGSTNYGEYNESRIHELLDFID is encoded by the coding sequence ATGGATAACGTAAAAAAAGAAAAGATTGCTATTGAGGTAATTCGAACTCTTGCAGGTAGGTTTGACTCTTTTCCTGAGAATTCAGATTCAAATAGGAATGCACCTTTTCATAAAGCTTTCTTAAATGCATTTAAAGATAATTTTAAGGAACTAGAGAAAGGTACTCCATATTTTATTTCTTTAAGCAGCTGGTTGCATGGTTTAAATACAACTTTAGGACAATCATTTTTTGAAAAGGTTGCACATATTTTATCTGACGGTGAAAAAAGGTCATTTACAGGTGATGATAGATTGCCTATTTCAAAGTATCAGACTGAGACTATTTCAGATATTATTACTGATTTAAAAAACAAAGAAAAAACACCTTCTTTAGTTGATGAGAATGATTTGATATTTCAGAAGTACCAAAATAGTGATGGTAAACCCGTTGATTTCACAGCTGATGTTTTTTATCAAATAGATAACAAGGTTGTATGTATAGAATTGAAATCTGTGAAACCTAACGCTGGAGAGATAAGAGGTGAAAAAAGGAAAATACTAGAAGGAAAAGCATCACTTTGTAAGCTTTATAAAGACAAAGATATTAAGTTTTATTTTGGATTTCCTTTTGATCCAACAGGTGAGTCAGATTATGATTACGATGTGCAAAGATTTTTAAATCATGTAATTGATGGTAATAAGTATTTAGATAGAGAAGAGGTGTTATTAGGACCAGCTTTATGGGATTATTTATCAGGTGAAGAAAATACCATGCAAGAGCTCATTTCAATTATAAATGATATAGCAAAACCTGATTTTAAAAAAAAGCTGAGAAAGTTAAACGAAGATGTGTTGTATTTAAATTTTGAAAATGATGAATATGATCGCTTATTGAAACAATGGCATTTATACAGAGAAGCACAATTTCGAAATGAAAAAAATGTCAAGAAAGTACAATCTTCTACTAATACCAAAATTAGAAAGAAATTTAATCAACAAAGATTTAAGACTGGTTCAACGAATTACGGAGAGTATAATGAGTCCAGAATTCATGAATTATTAGACTTTATTGATTAA